In Eubacteriales bacterium mix99, the DNA window CGTAAATGGACTTGTTCACGACGAAAATGCCCGGTTTCTGGGCGGAGTTGCCGGACACGCCGGACTGTTCTCCCATGCATCGGATATCAGCAAATACGCTGTCCTGCTGTTGAGCGGCGGCAAAATCGGGAACCGGCGGATACTGTCCAAAGCTTCCATTGCAGCCATGACCCGAAATTATACCTATGCATTGGGAGAGGACCGCGGCCTTGGCTGGTCGTTGAAAACGGACCGGGTCCCCGGAACGGATTCCTATGCCAACGCAGGAGGCGAGCTGGCTCTTCCGGGTTCTTACGGACACACCGGCTTTACCGGCACCTCCATCTGGCTGGATAACTTCCTCGGAGTCTATCTCATCTGTCTGACCAACCGGGTTCATTACGGCAGGGAAAACCAGAAAATCATCCGGTTCCGCAGGCTGCTGCACAATATGTTTTTTTCCTCCCTGGAGTAAAGGAAAGGAATCGGTGAAAATAGATTGCAGGGAATGGACGCTGTCTGCAAATTGGCGCCGTTTGTTCTTTTCCCATGCTCATGGTATACTTTATATGTGAAATGGAACATGGAACTGAACGGAAGCAATGGACAAAGGAGTAATAATGAACAGTTATTTTAAGCAACAGAATCTGAAGATTTTGGAAGATTATTTTCGCAATGGATGTAAATTAAATTGTATTCAAAAACTTGGTATGGAGATTGAACATATCATCGTGCACAAAGATACCAAGAAAGCGGTAACCTATTATGAGGATCATGGAATTGGCTGGCTGCTTGCACAGCTCAAATCATATTATCCCCATTTTATCTATGAACAGGACAGCCTTTTGGGATTATCCAACGCCGACTATTCCATCAGTCTGGAGCCGGCAGCCCAGTTTGAGATCAGCATCACCCCGAGGGAAGATATCCGGACCATCATGAGGATTTATCGCAGTTTCCTGAATATAATACAGCCGATTCTGGATCAGGAAGGGTATGAATTATGGAACATCGGATATCAGCCGGAAAGTCATGTGGATGACCTGCCCCTGATTCCCAAAAAGCGATATCGGTATATGGATCGGTACTTCAGGACTTCCGGCACCCGGGGAAGAAATATGATGAGGGGAACCGCAGCGACGCAGATATCCATCGATTACTGCAGTGAGGAGGACTTTGTCCGCAAATATCGCACGGCATATCTGATTATGCCGGCTATCAGGCTTTTGACGGACAACACGCCGATCTTCGAAGGGAAACCCTGGCCGGGCCATCTTGTCCGTACAAAAATCTGGGACAATGTGGACCCGAAACGGTGCGGCAGTCCGGACGGCCTTTTTGATGACAATTTTAGCTTCCATACCTATGCTGAATATCTGTGGAACATGCCGCCTGTTATGAAGCCGGAAGACGGGGATTTCGTCTTTTCAGGGGAGGATCGTGTCAGCGATATCTGGGGCGAAAAGCGGATGACTCCCGAAGATGTGGAGCATATTATCTCCATGACTTTTGTGGACGTTCGGCTGAAAAATTATGTGGAAATCCGCGGCGCAGACAGCATGCCCGCCGAATATATGAAGGCATATCTGGCCCTTGTCAAGGGTGTTTTCTTTCAATCGGAAGTTGCGAAGGACTTGCTCAGCCGATATCATGTAACGATTGAGGATATTCATAAAGCAAACCAGTCCCTTTCCAGGGATGGATATCAGGGGAAAATCTATGGAGTGCCGGCTGACCAGTTTACAGGAGAGCTGCTGGAGATGGCAAAAGATCATCTCACAAACGGAGAAGAGAAATTCCTGGATCCTTTTATCCTTCTGGTAAATCAGAAAACAACTTTGGCTGCAGAATATCAAAAGAAAAACCTGCGGAGAATTTTAAAATAAATTTCCGCAAAAAGGAGTTCGGATTCATTTTGAAATCAATATTGAGATCAATACAGGAAGAGTATAAATCCTATATCACAGAACATATGAGGGAAAATGCCGCATCCGCGCTATCCGTGGAAGACTTTCTTTCCCATTCCCCCGCTTACTACCATGGACGCGTTCATGTTCATCCGCTTCAGATCCCCAAGGTATTTTCACAGGATACGATCCGCACTTTTCAGAATATCGTTCAGACAACCTACCGTATCTTCACCAAGGTGATCCGTGAGTATCTGGATCATCCGGAATACAGAAAGAACTTTCCA includes these proteins:
- a CDS encoding glutamate-cysteine ligase family protein encodes the protein MNSYFKQQNLKILEDYFRNGCKLNCIQKLGMEIEHIIVHKDTKKAVTYYEDHGIGWLLAQLKSYYPHFIYEQDSLLGLSNADYSISLEPAAQFEISITPREDIRTIMRIYRSFLNIIQPILDQEGYELWNIGYQPESHVDDLPLIPKKRYRYMDRYFRTSGTRGRNMMRGTAATQISIDYCSEEDFVRKYRTAYLIMPAIRLLTDNTPIFEGKPWPGHLVRTKIWDNVDPKRCGSPDGLFDDNFSFHTYAEYLWNMPPVMKPEDGDFVFSGEDRVSDIWGEKRMTPEDVEHIISMTFVDVRLKNYVEIRGADSMPAEYMKAYLALVKGVFFQSEVAKDLLSRYHVTIEDIHKANQSLSRDGYQGKIYGVPADQFTGELLEMAKDHLTNGEEKFLDPFILLVNQKTTLAAEYQKKNLRRILK